One window of the Candidatus Oleimmundimicrobium sp. genome contains the following:
- a CDS encoding acetylornithine transaminase: MDFEDYVKKDSQYHIDTYTRLPVLLIKGKGCTLWDINGKSYLDFLSGIGVTSVGHCHPTVVNAVKSQMEQLVHVSNLFYTIPQIKLAEKLVSISFGDKCFFANSGAEANEGAVKLARKYSKTFRGEDKYEIITAYRSFHGRTMKMLAASGQPEKQKPFEPMPIGFKHVPLNDFKALKGAITDKTGAVMLEPIQGEGGVYPCNLKYLQDVRRFCDEKGFLLILDEVQTGIGRTGRMFAYEHFGIEPDIISLAKGLGGGLPIGAIIAKDEVAKAFEPGDHGSTFGGGPVACTAALAALKIIEDEELVENSEKMGEIILEKLQKMSKKIPIKEIRGKGLMIGIELEQEMAKEVVSKCLNDGLIVNNIGSKIIRLLPPLCITKDEVNMAMKILEKALTN, encoded by the coding sequence ATGGATTTTGAAGATTATGTAAAAAAAGATTCGCAATATCATATAGATACTTATACCCGACTCCCCGTTCTTTTAATAAAAGGGAAGGGTTGTACTTTGTGGGATATTAATGGCAAAAGTTACCTCGATTTTTTAAGTGGGATTGGCGTAACGAGTGTTGGGCATTGTCACCCAACGGTGGTTAATGCGGTTAAGTCTCAAATGGAACAGTTAGTTCATGTTTCCAATTTGTTTTATACCATTCCGCAGATTAAGTTAGCGGAAAAATTAGTTAGTATCTCATTTGGAGATAAATGTTTTTTTGCAAATAGTGGGGCTGAGGCAAACGAAGGAGCTGTAAAACTTGCTCGCAAATATTCTAAGACCTTTCGAGGTGAAGATAAGTATGAAATTATAACGGCTTATCGTTCTTTTCATGGTCGAACAATGAAGATGTTGGCAGCATCAGGCCAACCTGAAAAACAGAAACCTTTTGAGCCGATGCCCATTGGTTTTAAACATGTTCCGCTTAATGATTTTAAAGCTCTCAAGGGAGCAATAACGGATAAGACCGGGGCGGTAATGCTGGAACCCATACAAGGCGAAGGTGGCGTTTATCCATGCAATTTAAAATATCTTCAAGATGTACGGCGATTTTGCGATGAAAAAGGATTTCTTTTAATTTTAGATGAAGTTCAAACAGGAATTGGGCGAACGGGCCGAATGTTTGCATATGAGCATTTTGGTATCGAACCGGATATAATAAGTTTGGCTAAAGGGTTAGGTGGCGGTCTTCCAATTGGAGCTATTATTGCAAAAGATGAAGTAGCAAAGGCGTTTGAGCCGGGTGATCACGGTTCCACTTTTGGCGGGGGCCCTGTTGCGTGCACGGCAGCATTGGCGGCATTAAAAATTATTGAAGATGAAGAGTTAGTTGAAAACTCTGAAAAAATGGGTGAAATTATCCTGGAAAAATTACAGAAAATGTCTAAAAAAATTCCAATTAAAGAAATTAGAGGGAAAGGCTTAATGATTGGAATTGAATTGGAGCAAGAAATGGCAAAAGAAGTTGTTTCTAAGTGTTTAAATGATGGTTTGATTGTAAATAATATTGGCTCAAAGATTATTCGTCTCCTTCCTCCTCTTTGCATAACAAAAGATGAGGTCAATATGGCGATGAAAATATTAGAGAAAGCACTGACTAATTAA
- a CDS encoding PBP1A family penicillin-binding protein, which yields MSYARKFRKIKKKKAERLLKVFLALIIIATFAFSSIGIGFLIGLNKDLPRLEEQAQGASAQTSKIYDSNGALIATFHAEQNRVIVPLSEIPEDMKNAIIAIEDERFYQHSGLDPRRIIGALLADIKAGGKPVEGASTITQQYVRNIFLTTEKTFERKIKEMALAYQVEQKYSKDKILEKYLNTIYFSSGCYGVETTSETFFNKKAKEMTLSECALLAGLVKSPNNYSPYVDPQKTKTRRDVVINKMLELGFITKTDAEAAKKTPVEVEPIKEKNIRAPYFVEYVKQLLIEEFGENVVFKGGLQVHTTIDLQKQAYAEEAIAKTLDREDDPDASLVAIEPKTGYIRVMVGGKDFNTQKFNLAVQGKRQAGSAFKTFVLATAIEEGIPPNKIYDSGPITIKLPGEDWRVTNYSGGGGPPMTVWQGTVKSVNGVYARLMMDVGPEKVVKVAKKMGITSPLEANPAIALGGLKIGVCSLEMASAYGTLANEGVHCEPIAILKILDSEGTLIKENKIQGKAAIAPGTAYLATCILQDVITRGTGIRAKIGRPAAGKTGTAQNYRDAWFAGYTPDLSTAVWVGYQKGQIPMRNVHGIRVTGGSFPTQIWARFMVKSLEDTPRTAFPIPKAGLVRVTICAETGLLPTEFCPKLTVGTFVRGTQPTKKCKLHQGIEVPNVIGLTETQAISALQELKFEMNKITEYSNTVPIGSVVAQNPEPASLAKEKAVVTITVSLGPSEDEPLEEEETPHEKTTNTP from the coding sequence ATGTCTTACGCAAGAAAATTTCGAAAAATTAAAAAAAAGAAAGCGGAACGCCTGCTGAAAGTCTTTTTAGCCCTAATAATTATTGCAACATTTGCCTTTTCTTCAATAGGAATTGGGTTTTTGATAGGATTAAACAAAGATCTTCCGCGCCTTGAAGAACAAGCACAAGGAGCATCAGCACAAACTTCAAAAATTTATGATTCTAATGGAGCGCTTATTGCAACCTTCCATGCGGAACAAAACAGGGTAATTGTTCCGCTTTCAGAAATCCCTGAAGACATGAAAAACGCGATAATAGCAATAGAAGATGAAAGATTTTATCAACATAGCGGACTAGACCCTCGAAGAATAATCGGAGCCCTTCTGGCTGACATAAAAGCTGGTGGTAAACCAGTTGAGGGAGCTAGTACCATTACCCAACAATACGTAAGAAATATCTTCCTAACCACTGAAAAAACTTTTGAAAGAAAAATAAAAGAGATGGCTCTCGCCTATCAAGTCGAGCAAAAATACAGCAAAGATAAAATCTTAGAAAAATATTTAAATACAATTTATTTTAGCTCAGGTTGTTATGGAGTGGAAACAACATCGGAAACTTTTTTCAACAAAAAAGCCAAAGAAATGACGCTATCCGAATGCGCGCTTCTTGCGGGATTAGTCAAATCACCAAATAACTATTCACCTTACGTAGACCCCCAAAAAACAAAGACACGAAGAGATGTAGTTATAAACAAGATGCTGGAGTTAGGTTTTATTACTAAAACTGATGCTGAAGCCGCCAAAAAAACTCCCGTCGAAGTTGAACCTATAAAAGAGAAAAATATTCGCGCCCCATATTTTGTTGAATATGTTAAACAGTTGCTAATTGAAGAATTTGGTGAAAATGTCGTCTTTAAAGGTGGTTTACAAGTTCATACAACAATAGATTTACAAAAACAGGCCTACGCCGAAGAAGCAATAGCAAAAACTCTTGACAGAGAAGATGATCCGGATGCCTCTCTTGTAGCAATTGAACCCAAAACGGGATACATACGAGTCATGGTGGGAGGAAAAGATTTTAACACTCAAAAATTTAATTTAGCAGTTCAAGGGAAAAGACAAGCAGGTTCTGCTTTTAAAACATTTGTTCTTGCAACGGCAATCGAGGAAGGAATTCCTCCAAACAAAATCTATGATTCTGGTCCAATTACCATCAAATTACCCGGAGAAGACTGGCGTGTCACAAACTATTCGGGTGGTGGTGGACCACCTATGACAGTCTGGCAAGGAACAGTAAAATCCGTAAACGGCGTATACGCGAGATTAATGATGGATGTTGGACCAGAAAAAGTTGTTAAAGTAGCTAAGAAGATGGGCATAACAAGCCCTCTCGAAGCTAATCCCGCCATCGCTCTTGGTGGGTTAAAGATAGGGGTTTGCTCACTTGAGATGGCTTCTGCTTACGGAACCCTTGCAAATGAGGGAGTTCATTGTGAACCAATCGCTATACTAAAAATTTTAGACTCAGAAGGAACCCTTATTAAAGAAAACAAGATTCAAGGTAAAGCAGCAATTGCACCCGGAACTGCTTATCTTGCCACATGCATACTTCAGGATGTTATTACAAGGGGAACCGGCATCAGAGCAAAAATTGGCCGTCCGGCTGCGGGAAAAACCGGAACTGCCCAAAATTATCGAGATGCTTGGTTTGCCGGATATACTCCTGACCTTTCTACAGCGGTGTGGGTTGGATATCAAAAAGGACAAATTCCAATGAGAAACGTACATGGTATTCGTGTTACAGGCGGCTCATTCCCTACACAAATTTGGGCACGATTTATGGTAAAATCCCTGGAAGACACCCCTCGAACAGCATTTCCAATTCCAAAAGCCGGCTTAGTAAGAGTAACTATTTGCGCAGAAACAGGACTCTTGCCAACAGAATTCTGTCCAAAATTAACGGTGGGAACTTTCGTCAGGGGAACACAGCCAACCAAAAAATGCAAACTTCATCAAGGCATTGAAGTGCCAAATGTAATCGGCTTAACTGAAACGCAAGCAATTAGTGCTCTCCAAGAGTTAAAATTCGAAATGAACAAAATAACAGAATACAGCAACACTGTACCAATTGGTTCTGTAGTTGCACAAAACCCAGAACCAGCCAGTTTGGCAAAAGAGAAAGCCGTTGTCACAATAACGGTTAGCCTTGGCCCATCCGAAGATGAACCACTGGAAGAAGAAGAAACACCGCATGAAAAAACAACGAACACCCCATAG
- the polX gene encoding DNA polymerase/3'-5' exonuclease PolX, which yields MDNQDVAHILDEIGEMLEIKGESSFKVRAYNRAAYAIRGLSEDINNIYHEGKLQTIPGIGKGIAERIAELLETGKLTYYEELCEHVPPGLLQLISIQSVGPKKAKLFYDKLGITTIEELLEAINKHKLRDLAGMGPKAEENIRLGILELQRLRERILLSEAYPLAENIVQQLKEHNFILEISTAGSLRRMKETIGDIDILAASNESSKAMDVFCNLPKVTHILAKGETKSSVVTQIGLQVDLRVVLPEQFGAALQYFTGSKEHNIHLRDIAKKKGLKVNEYGVFEVKTGEKVGGVTEKEVYNLLGMEWIHPTLRENKGEIEAALAGVLPNIVELSNIKGDIHVHSNWSDGFNKIKEIANDAKKKGYRYIAISDHAEKLKVAGGLTADDYRRQWKEIEKVNQEIDGLKVLRGAEVNIDNNGKVDFDDGFLKEFDIVTASIHSGFTQSNEQLTKRILSAIYNEHVNIIGHPTGRILGKRPPYPLDLKEIFKAAAETGTFLELNSFPDRLDLKDDYLREAKEMGVKFAINTDAHSIGQLRYMFYGVATAQRGWLEAEDVINTYPFEKLMKMLRNKGNG from the coding sequence TTGGACAATCAAGATGTGGCCCATATTCTCGATGAAATTGGAGAAATGCTCGAGATTAAAGGAGAATCATCTTTTAAAGTAAGAGCTTATAATCGTGCTGCCTATGCAATTCGCGGGTTATCTGAAGATATCAACAATATTTACCATGAAGGCAAACTTCAAACAATTCCCGGTATTGGAAAGGGCATAGCCGAGAGAATTGCCGAATTGCTTGAAACCGGCAAGCTTACTTATTATGAAGAGCTGTGTGAACATGTTCCCCCCGGCCTTTTGCAATTGATAAGCATTCAAAGTGTCGGCCCCAAAAAAGCCAAACTATTCTACGATAAGCTTGGAATTACCACAATTGAAGAACTTCTTGAAGCCATAAATAAACACAAATTAAGGGATTTGGCCGGGATGGGCCCTAAGGCCGAAGAGAATATACGACTTGGAATACTTGAGCTTCAGCGCTTAAGGGAGCGAATACTTTTAAGTGAAGCTTATCCGTTGGCTGAAAACATAGTTCAACAACTTAAAGAACATAATTTTATTCTCGAAATAAGTACAGCTGGAAGTCTTAGGCGAATGAAAGAGACAATTGGCGATATTGATATTCTGGCCGCTAGCAATGAGTCTTCCAAAGCGATGGATGTATTTTGCAATCTTCCCAAAGTTACACATATTTTGGCCAAAGGGGAAACTAAAAGTAGTGTGGTAACACAAATTGGCTTACAGGTTGATTTAAGAGTTGTTTTACCTGAACAATTTGGTGCCGCTCTTCAATATTTTACCGGTTCAAAAGAGCATAATATTCATCTTAGAGATATTGCCAAGAAAAAAGGTCTTAAGGTAAACGAGTATGGTGTTTTTGAAGTTAAAACAGGTGAAAAAGTGGGAGGAGTTACCGAGAAGGAAGTCTATAATTTATTGGGCATGGAATGGATACATCCTACATTAAGAGAGAATAAAGGGGAAATTGAAGCAGCTCTTGCCGGTGTTCTTCCAAATATTGTTGAGCTTTCTAATATAAAAGGAGATATTCATGTTCATTCAAATTGGAGCGATGGATTTAACAAGATTAAAGAGATTGCCAATGATGCTAAAAAAAAGGGTTATCGATATATAGCAATAAGCGACCATGCCGAAAAACTAAAGGTAGCCGGGGGATTGACGGCTGATGATTATAGGCGTCAGTGGAAAGAAATAGAAAAAGTGAATCAAGAGATTGATGGCTTAAAAGTTTTACGTGGTGCCGAAGTAAATATCGATAATAACGGAAAAGTTGATTTTGACGATGGTTTTTTAAAAGAATTTGATATCGTAACGGCCTCCATTCACAGCGGATTTACTCAAAGCAACGAGCAACTAACCAAGCGTATTTTAAGTGCAATTTATAATGAGCATGTAAATATTATTGGGCATCCGACAGGCCGAATTTTAGGCAAAAGGCCGCCTTATCCCTTAGATTTAAAAGAAATATTTAAAGCGGCAGCGGAAACCGGAACTTTTCTTGAGCTCAACTCTTTTCCGGATAGACTTGATTTAAAAGATGATTATCTCCGGGAAGCAAAAGAGATGGGGGTAAAATTTGCGATAAATACGGATGCTCATAGTATAGGGCAGCTTCGTTACATGTTCTATGGAGTAGCGACGGCTCAACGCGGCTGGTTAGAAGCAGAAGACGTGATAAATACCTATCCTTTTGAAAAATTGATGAAGATGCTTAGGAATAAGGGGAATGGGTAA
- the argF gene encoding ornithine carbamoyltransferase, which produces MISLKGKDFLTLADFGQDEIYQILAKASKLKRLHRLGEPTHLLKGKSVALIFEKPSTRTRVSFEAGIAQLGAHPVVLHGKDLQLGRGETIEDTGRVLSKYVDAIVVRTFKQSDLENLAKAASVPVINGLTDDFHPCQVIADFLTILEKKDRLAGLKMAYVGDGNNVCHSLMLGASHIGMNLSVATPLGYEPKEYVIKKAKSVLRNINHKIDITNNPKKAVLRADVVYTDVWTSMGQESESEERKKTFLPYQVNSVLLSLAKPDALIMHCLPAHRGEEITGEVMESPNCVVFDQAENRMHAQKALLSLLIGD; this is translated from the coding sequence GTGATTTCCTTAAAAGGAAAGGACTTTTTAACTTTAGCAGATTTCGGGCAGGATGAAATCTATCAAATTTTAGCGAAGGCCTCTAAGTTAAAGCGGCTTCATCGCCTTGGTGAACCTACTCATTTGCTTAAGGGCAAATCAGTGGCTTTGATATTTGAAAAGCCATCTACCCGGACAAGGGTTTCTTTTGAGGCCGGTATTGCCCAGCTTGGAGCTCATCCTGTAGTTTTGCATGGTAAAGACTTACAGCTTGGCCGAGGAGAAACCATAGAAGATACAGGGCGTGTTCTTTCAAAATATGTGGATGCGATAGTTGTTCGAACATTTAAGCAAAGTGATTTAGAAAATTTAGCTAAAGCTGCAAGCGTGCCTGTTATCAATGGATTAACCGATGACTTTCATCCTTGCCAAGTCATCGCGGACTTTTTAACTATTTTAGAAAAAAAAGACAGGTTGGCTGGATTAAAGATGGCTTATGTTGGCGATGGGAATAATGTTTGTCACTCTCTTATGCTGGGAGCATCTCATATTGGGATGAATTTATCGGTTGCTACTCCTTTAGGTTATGAGCCGAAAGAGTATGTGATAAAGAAGGCCAAAAGTGTGCTGAGGAATATTAATCATAAGATAGATATAACAAACAATCCTAAAAAAGCAGTTTTAAGAGCTGATGTTGTTTATACGGATGTTTGGACAAGTATGGGCCAGGAAAGTGAATCTGAGGAGCGAAAGAAAACTTTTTTACCTTATCAAGTAAATAGTGTGCTTTTATCTTTAGCGAAACCTGATGCACTTATTATGCATTGTTTACCCGCTCATCGCGGAGAAGAGATAACTGGTGAGGTTATGGAAAGTCCAAATTGTGTTGTATTTGACCAGGCGGAAAACAGAATGCATGCTCAAAAAGCTCTCTTATCTCTTTTGATTGGAGATTAA
- the argH gene encoding argininosuccinate lyase gives MKLWGGRFKKNTNKLVEEFTSSLFFDCRLYKYDIKGSIAHVKMLSKCKIIPPDEAAKIEDGLNEIYREIEANKFVFNAADEDIHMAIERALIDKIGPVGGKLHTARSRNDQVSLDTRFYLKDEIKIIEELILGLQRELMKLAKDNIGIISPGYTHLQHAQPILFSHHLMAYFFMLERDFERLKDCYKRTDVMTLGAGALAGTTFPIDREYVAKQLGFSRVSENSLDSVGDRDFIVDFLSAASLIMVHLSKFCEELVIWSSSEFNFIEIDDAFTTGSSIMPQKKNPDVAELIRGKCGRVFGHLVGLLTTLKALPMAYNRDLQEDKEGLFDTIDTLKLALETFTGMLGSIKVKSENMGKAAKEGFTNATDAADYLTAKGIPFREAHEIVGKMVASCIEKNCHLSDLSLDDFKKFSTLYDKDIFEIIDIKNSVNRKTSFGGTSAKSVNKQMSVAEKIVGKEQAWLA, from the coding sequence ATGAAACTTTGGGGTGGACGTTTTAAGAAAAATACAAATAAATTAGTAGAAGAGTTTACCTCTTCACTGTTCTTTGATTGTCGTTTATATAAGTACGACATCAAAGGAAGCATTGCGCATGTCAAAATGCTGAGCAAGTGTAAGATAATTCCCCCTGATGAAGCAGCTAAGATTGAAGATGGTTTAAATGAGATTTATCGCGAGATAGAAGCGAATAAATTTGTTTTCAATGCTGCCGATGAAGATATTCACATGGCAATTGAGCGTGCCTTAATAGATAAAATTGGACCGGTGGGGGGAAAGTTACATACTGCTCGAAGCCGTAATGACCAAGTATCTTTAGATACACGTTTTTATTTAAAAGACGAAATCAAGATTATCGAAGAATTAATTTTGGGCCTTCAACGTGAATTAATGAAATTGGCCAAAGACAACATAGGCATCATATCTCCGGGTTACACTCATCTTCAACACGCGCAGCCAATTCTTTTTTCGCATCATTTGATGGCTTACTTCTTTATGCTGGAAAGGGATTTCGAGCGTTTAAAAGACTGTTATAAGCGGACTGATGTAATGACGCTAGGAGCAGGGGCACTTGCCGGGACCACATTTCCAATAGACCGGGAATATGTTGCCAAACAACTCGGTTTCTCCCGCGTGAGCGAAAATAGCTTAGACAGCGTAGGCGATCGTGACTTTATAGTGGACTTTTTATCAGCAGCATCATTAATTATGGTTCATTTAAGTAAATTTTGTGAGGAACTGGTTATTTGGTCAAGCTCAGAATTTAACTTTATTGAAATAGATGATGCTTTTACTACCGGCAGCAGTATAATGCCTCAGAAAAAGAATCCGGATGTCGCGGAGTTAATTCGAGGCAAATGTGGCCGAGTTTTTGGTCATCTTGTGGGGCTGCTGACAACTCTAAAGGCACTTCCGATGGCTTACAATCGCGATTTGCAAGAGGATAAAGAGGGTTTATTTGATACAATTGATACTTTAAAACTTGCTTTGGAGACCTTTACAGGCATGCTTGGTTCAATAAAAGTAAAAAGTGAAAATATGGGGAAAGCAGCTAAAGAGGGATTTACTAATGCAACAGATGCTGCCGATTATTTAACAGCAAAAGGCATCCCTTTTCGCGAAGCTCATGAAATTGTTGGTAAAATGGTTGCGAGTTGTATTGAGAAAAATTGTCATCTCTCAGATTTAAGTTTAGACGATTTTAAGAAGTTTTCGACGTTGTATGATAAAGATATCTTTGAGATTATAGATATTAAAAACTCCGTAAACAGAAAAACCAGTTTTGGCGGAACCTCAGCAAAAAGCGTGAATAAGCAGATGTCAGTGGCAGAAAAGATTGTAGGTAAAGAGCAAGCTTGGCTTGCCTAA
- the argB gene encoding acetylglutamate kinase: MNMSNIDNALRAKVLIHALPYIKEYYGKTVVIKYGGNAMVDEKLKESVATDIVLMKYVGINPVIIHGGGPEITKVMKKMKKEVKFVKGLRVTNKETMELVKMVLVGKVNKEIVTLINRHGRIAVGISGDDAELIVAQKFVLPDVDLGFVGEVKKINSEILTDLINDGFTPIVASVGIGSDGQSYNINADLVAAEIASALNADKLIFLTNVDGLYEDFTDKSSLISKLSLEECNKFLEKSKLEEGMLPKIKSCVNALKGGVKKAHILNGTIPHSLLLEIFTDEGIGTMLTTSR; this comes from the coding sequence ATGAATATGAGCAATATTGATAATGCGTTACGTGCTAAAGTTCTTATACATGCTCTTCCATATATAAAAGAATATTACGGAAAAACCGTGGTTATTAAATATGGCGGTAATGCTATGGTTGACGAGAAATTAAAAGAGTCGGTGGCAACCGATATTGTTTTAATGAAGTATGTTGGCATAAATCCGGTAATTATTCATGGTGGTGGACCGGAAATAACAAAAGTTATGAAAAAAATGAAAAAAGAGGTTAAGTTTGTTAAGGGTCTCCGCGTTACAAATAAAGAAACAATGGAACTTGTAAAGATGGTTTTAGTAGGAAAGGTAAATAAGGAAATTGTTACCTTAATTAATCGTCATGGTCGTATAGCAGTTGGAATAAGTGGAGACGACGCTGAATTAATCGTAGCGCAAAAGTTTGTTTTACCTGATGTTGATTTAGGTTTTGTGGGCGAGGTAAAAAAAATAAACTCGGAAATTTTAACCGATTTAATTAATGATGGCTTTACGCCCATTGTTGCTTCGGTGGGAATAGGAAGCGACGGGCAAAGTTATAATATAAACGCCGACTTGGTTGCAGCTGAAATTGCCTCAGCGTTAAATGCTGATAAGTTGATATTTTTAACTAATGTTGATGGCCTTTATGAAGATTTTACCGACAAAAGTTCATTGATTTCCAAATTATCATTGGAAGAATGCAATAAATTTCTTGAAAAAAGTAAGCTGGAAGAGGGGATGCTTCCAAAGATTAAATCGTGTGTTAATGCTTTAAAGGGTGGGGTTAAAAAAGCGCATATTTTAAACGGAACAATTCCACATTCGCTTCTTTTAGAAATATTTACCGATGAAGGAATCGGGACGATGCTAACCACCAGCCGATAG
- a CDS encoding argininosuccinate synthase — translation MSKRKVVLAYSGGLDTSVAIKWLQEKYDLEVITLALDVGQPIDLDAIKQKALIIGAKESHVIEAKKEFAQDFIFPALKANAIYEGKYPLPTALARPLIAKHLVEVAKKSGADLVAHGSTGKGNDQVRFEVSIASLEPSIKVIAPIREWTMSRDESMRYAEKHGIPVSTTKKSPYSVDENLWGRSCECGILEDPGKEPPEDAYSWTKSPLEAPDEPECLEISFIKGSPVELNGKQMSLVSLIEELNKTGGKHGIGRIDMIENRLVGIKSREIYECPAATILIQAHKELEALTLERDLSHFKELLGLKYAELVYYGQWFSPLREALDSFFEKTQEPVSGKIRMKLYKGSSNVVGRESKESLYDLSLATYETADSFSHESAKGFIELFGLPLKVWAKRQRKS, via the coding sequence GTGTCTAAAAGAAAAGTAGTTTTAGCATATTCTGGAGGTCTTGATACATCTGTTGCTATAAAGTGGCTTCAAGAAAAATATGATTTGGAAGTTATCACTTTAGCTTTGGATGTGGGGCAACCGATAGATTTGGATGCTATCAAACAAAAAGCATTGATAATTGGAGCAAAAGAATCGCATGTAATTGAGGCAAAAAAAGAATTTGCTCAAGATTTTATTTTTCCGGCTCTTAAGGCAAATGCCATATATGAAGGGAAATATCCATTACCTACGGCTCTTGCACGTCCGCTTATTGCCAAACATTTGGTTGAAGTTGCCAAGAAAAGCGGGGCTGATTTGGTTGCACACGGTAGTACGGGAAAGGGCAATGACCAAGTACGGTTTGAAGTCTCAATTGCTTCGCTTGAGCCCTCAATTAAAGTTATAGCGCCGATTAGGGAATGGACTATGTCTAGGGATGAGTCTATGCGATATGCTGAAAAACATGGCATTCCGGTGTCGACAACTAAAAAAAGTCCGTATAGCGTTGATGAAAACCTTTGGGGCCGGAGTTGTGAGTGCGGTATTTTAGAAGACCCTGGAAAAGAACCGCCCGAGGATGCTTACAGCTGGACCAAAAGTCCGCTTGAAGCTCCCGATGAGCCTGAGTGTCTGGAGATAAGTTTTATAAAAGGGAGCCCAGTTGAACTAAATGGGAAGCAAATGAGTTTGGTAAGTTTGATAGAAGAATTAAACAAAACGGGCGGAAAACATGGAATTGGCCGCATAGATATGATAGAAAACAGGCTGGTAGGCATCAAATCGCGCGAAATTTACGAGTGTCCGGCGGCAACAATTTTAATTCAAGCGCATAAGGAATTAGAAGCTTTGACTTTAGAGAGGGATCTTTCTCATTTCAAAGAACTTCTTGGGTTAAAATATGCTGAATTAGTTTATTACGGGCAATGGTTTTCTCCCCTCAGGGAAGCGTTAGATTCTTTTTTTGAAAAAACGCAGGAGCCGGTTTCTGGTAAGATTCGAATGAAACTATACAAAGGTTCAAGCAATGTGGTTGGACGAGAGTCGAAAGAATCATTATACGATTTATCTTTAGCTACTTACGAAACCGCCGATTCTTTTTCTCATGAATCAGCTAAAGGATTTATAGAATTATTTGGATTGCCCTTGAAGGTTTGGGCAAAAAGGCAAAGAAAAAGCTGA
- a CDS encoding DNA-3-methyladenine glycosylase translates to MEALKRDFYERNTKVVAKELLGKVLVHRLPEGDITGRIVETEAYFGNGDPASHASRGKTPRNAIMFGPSGHAYVYFNYGMHYLFNIVTEKKGIPGAVLIRALEPIEGIDFMLQRRKTKKLRCLTNGPAKLTQALGIDISHNGLDLVNGEIFVCDDKKAVFKVASASRIGISVGKDELLRFYIKDNQFVSTAK, encoded by the coding sequence ATGGAAGCATTAAAAAGAGATTTTTACGAGAGAAACACAAAAGTAGTTGCTAAGGAGCTTTTGGGCAAGGTTTTGGTTCATCGATTGCCTGAAGGTGACATAACGGGAAGAATTGTTGAAACCGAGGCGTATTTTGGTAACGGTGACCCGGCTAGCCATGCTTCCAGGGGAAAGACTCCCAGGAACGCTATAATGTTTGGACCGTCTGGACATGCTTATGTCTATTTTAATTATGGTATGCATTATTTATTTAATATTGTAACTGAGAAAAAAGGGATTCCCGGAGCAGTACTAATTCGGGCTCTTGAACCAATTGAAGGTATCGATTTTATGTTGCAAAGGCGAAAGACAAAAAAATTAAGATGTCTCACAAATGGTCCCGCAAAACTTACACAAGCTCTTGGAATAGATATCTCACACAACGGGTTAGATTTAGTTAATGGGGAGATTTTTGTGTGTGATGATAAAAAAGCGGTATTCAAGGTAGCATCGGCTTCAAGAATTGGAATATCTGTTGGGAAAGACGAACTTTTAAGGTTTTACATCAAAGATAATCAATTTGTTTCTACAGCTAAATAA
- a CDS encoding ArgR family transcriptional regulator, translated as MEKKKARQADIKKLVREQKIKTQEEIMLGLKKKGFKTTQATISRDISDLGLDKNEKGYYVLAKDMYLIRMMKEFVNNIVSANNLVLIKCAAGSAPGVAAALDEIDWEEILGTIAGDDTILMVVSDDMVAKLIEKRLIKLKTG; from the coding sequence ATGGAAAAGAAGAAAGCAAGGCAAGCTGATATAAAAAAACTTGTTAGAGAACAAAAGATAAAGACTCAAGAGGAAATAATGTTGGGACTAAAGAAAAAAGGTTTCAAAACGACCCAAGCTACAATTTCTCGAGATATATCTGATTTAGGTTTAGACAAAAACGAGAAAGGTTATTATGTTTTAGCGAAAGATATGTATTTGATTAGAATGATGAAAGAGTTTGTTAATAACATTGTCTCAGCCAACAACCTTGTTTTAATTAAATGTGCTGCTGGCTCGGCTCCTGGAGTTGCAGCGGCTTTAGATGAAATTGATTGGGAAGAAATTTTGGGAACGATTGCCGGCGATGATACCATTTTAATGGTTGTTTCGGATGATATGGTGGCAAAGTTGATTGAGAAAAGATTGATAAAGTTAAAAACGGGTTAA